GTTACAAGAAGTTAGCTTACCTTATATCATGCTATAAGTCAACTCAATAAAACTTTATTTCTCTATAGCTCTGAGAATGTGGCAAGAGCTCTTCCACCTCAATTCTAGAGCTGAAATATCCCATGTTTCTCCTCCTTTGGTGTACAATGTCAACCTCTGCCAAGAAAATACTGTACACCGGCCTGTGGTCGGAGAAACGAGACTCTCCACGAACATAAGACAGCTGATTGAGGCCGTTCCCATACCAGAGAATGCGATCACACCTGTTCATTTATAAGCAAGATATGAAAGAAATGAGATCTTCAGTAAAATAAAAATACAGAAAAATATAGCAGATGTATCTATATTGTATTAACTAAAGGAAACTACCATGCTGGTGTTCTCCTCTTCTCTTTAGGGTGCCTGCCCTCTCCAGCATACCGATCTGAGTTGAATGAATATTTGTATGTGGGAGGAAAATAGATCCTCCCTTCTTTCCAACCCTGGAAAACACGTCCATATCTTTGTTGCATCCGCAGCTGTTTCATAAGAGGTAAACTCAAAGGTTTGCCGTAGCCTTCATGATATAAAAAAATGGGGGAGATAGAAGGAATAAATTATAGAATGCAGTTTACGCCCTTCTCTTTCAGTCTTCTGAAACAACTTAATCGTCCAATTTGGTAGATTACTAAAGTATATTTCAGAGCGTTAACAGCTGAACAGTCATTTGCAGTAAAACTGAAATATATGCTAACAAAAAAGCACTTCGTTACCTGATCTTTCTCCAACAATTGCTTCCAGTTATGCATTTCGACAAGAGCCTTTGCCGAACAATACGATAGGGCAATCCGATAATTCAAATCCCCAAGCCATATAATCCGACTGCAATTGCATAAACAGTTAACAGACAAATTCCCATTAGCTTCTATATTGATCTGCAATCTGCTGAAAGATACAAGTGAAGTCTCTTACTCATGCTCAAGAATTGTTTCAGGTGACTTAACATCACCAGCACCATGAACCCGCGGGAATCTGGTCTTCCTTAAAATTTCTAGAACATCAGAATTCCTGCGCAGTTCATCCCCTTCCTTTTCCCCTGACGTCAAATGACAACATATGAAGCAGAAGCTTGTCTGGTGCAAAGACATGCTTATTGAAATTGAACCCTGCAACAAAAGTGGAGGAGCTTACTAAAGTTTTTTTGGACATAGTGACAATGACTAAAATGTTACAGTAAGGAATATCTCCAGGATTTGTTATTATTTGCTACCTTGTTTCCAAGATAACCCATCAATCCTCTACCCACACAAGAAACTTTCAAGTTTCTAACATCATCTCTTATTTCATTGCGTACCCAAACTGTGAGAAATATGCCAACCATTTGTTTGCTGGCAACTAAGCAATACCTGAAAGCCACATGCATACTCAAAGGATTAGTTTCAAAGGAATTAAAGCCCAAACATGTGGTACAGTTAAATGCATTATGAAGCATTCACAATACCTAGAGCTGTTTGATTGATCATCATTTTGTTCAGAAGGTGCAGATGCACTGTAGCTATGAGGGAATggtgaaatttgtgcaccatcaCTCACTTCCATATCTATGTTTTCCTCATCAGGTGATCCAGGGCAGCGCAAATTTCCATCAAAATCACTTGGTCTGCCTCCTAAGTTGACTGGATCGCAAACGCTAAACCTGCGGTCTAGCCTTGCTTGCGGGAACATGAAGTCCCCATCCATTCTTAAACTACGGCTGAGGTTGTGGAACGACCGGCGATGAAAGAATGAGAAGTTCTCCTGCCTTCTTGCAGACCCCTCAAAATCAGCATCCAGTTCTACAACTGGATCAAGGACTGGTGAGGGTGTATGATAGCCACCACAACCACTAGCTCCAGGATTCTTGTTCAGTGTCCGCCTAATAAGGGACACCCACTTCTTGGCTGGAAGGTTATCTTCAGTGCCAAGAACGTTTCCCGCGTTCAAAGGGACAATCTCTTGAAACCTATCAAcgatttgaagatcaaattaaCTGAAAAGCCTAAAAACCACTACCAACTAAGTCAAACTAGCTCGAAGGGAAGGCCATCCAACTGATACATACCCCAAGACATAGATATCGGCAGGAGGAGAAGTATGGAGCCATTCATCTAAATTTAGCCCCCTTGGTGGTGACTTACCACCGACGTTCCACGTTGCAGCAAAGATCCTACATGCAAATGAACAGAAGAGAATAATGATCGACAAGATTCCTTTAGCATATTATTGCAGTCAAATTTCATGAACTACCCAACAGTAATATGGACAATGATTAAAGGACAGAAGATTCCATCTGATCTACTAAACTGAAATTTCCTAATTACACAGCAGACATGATGGCCCTAGCAGAAAACACCGCATGGTGAATCAATGGTACCTGTAATCTTGCACTTCCGTCAGGCGTGCTGCATCAAAATTATTCTTCCCTCGGCGAGCGCGTTCAGCACTCCGCTTTGAAGACGATCGGTCTAGAGGCCCACAAGTAACAGCAGGCATGAACAATCATTTAACATGACAGAAGAAAAGTGCTGATGCAGAACAAAGATTGAACGTACTGtagcttgtttagttccaaaaagtttctcaaaaagtgctacagtagtcatcacatcgaattttgtgatacgtgcatggagcattaaatgtagacgaaaaaaaactaattgcacagtttggttggaaattgcgagacaaacgttttgagcctaattagtccatgattgaacactaattgccagataaaaacgaaagtgctacagtagccaaattcccaaaaatcgccaactaaacaCAGCAGTGGAACTGAGCAGCAGCTGTGGTGACTGGTGATGAGAGAAAGCTGCATCTCTGGAGCTACTGTACGAAAGAGGGAGTGTGTGTGGTCCAAATGGTTCATTGCACTTACCAGTTCTGCTTTTCTTGGCAGCAGTGCTTGCGCTTGCTTCGCTCGAGGAACAGCTGGGCCTCCATGATCCACTACCACCGTCCCTTGCTAGAATGGATCACAAGGCCAGTTGAGCAGAAAAGAAAACGAAGGAACCATACGCAAAGGAAAAGGTGCTTGCTTTGCTCGTGATCTTTGATGAAATCTCTATCCGATTCAATCAGAAAATCGATTCAGGCAGATGGGTCACTCCAAGCAAATCAACCAAACGTTTTTGCAGGATCTGTGGCAAAAAGGCTATTGTTTGGTTGGACCTTTACAGGGCTGGTGCATCACGAGATCAAAACTGGAAACTGAAATGCACAAGGAGATATCTACGAGTGGAAAGTGTTTGACAGCAACATTTCACATGGTTGCTGATCTACCATCGAGTCGACACTGGGAATCTAATGCGGATAACTACAGAAACAACTGGGTGTTAAGAGGATAACCTCAACCTCAAGCAATGGGCGTTCTTGGATCAGGCAAGCCATTTCCCCCAAACCAAACCAGCAAGCAAATGTAAAGGATGCATGCCATTTTGTGGGCAGGGATTGGGAGGGATGCGGCCGGCTCTCATAATCACGAAATAAATGCACAGACATATACTAGCAATAAATAAATCAATCAATCCGAACAAGAAATGGGGCTGCAACCACCACTCATGTCGGAACAGCCAAAGCGATGCATCAACCATACCCTGGCCGGCGTCGAAATCAGCATGGAAGTCCTGCGCCTTGGGGCGGATGTTGAACCACTTCCTCACGAGGGACTTGGACCATGAAAGCTGCACACATGAAAAGGAGAAGAGCCAGGAGAGATGAGCTGCGGATCACGAAATGGAAAGAGCACCTACTGCTGGTACCACAACCTGAGAAAAATACAGCTCAGATGGACGAGCAACGAGACGGAAAACGATTCTATCTGATcaagaaggaagaaagaaaacATTGAAGCAGCCGACGATgataccttgctcttcttggcgcTCTCTTCCGTCATTGTCTCATAGCTCCTGCCCAGCAGGCGGCGCAGACAGCAAGAGGGATCTGtcac
Above is a genomic segment from Miscanthus floridulus cultivar M001 chromosome 3, ASM1932011v1, whole genome shotgun sequence containing:
- the LOC136545287 gene encoding type I inositol polyphosphate 5-phosphatase 4-like, giving the protein MTEESAKKSKLSWSKSLVRKWFNIRPKAQDFHADFDAGQARDGGSGSWRPSCSSSEASASTAAKKSRTDRSSSKRSAERARRGKNNFDAARLTEVQDYRIFAATWNVGGKSPPRGLNLDEWLHTSPPADIYVLGFQEIVPLNAGNVLGTEDNLPAKKWVSLIRRTLNKNPGASGCGGYHTPSPVLDPVVELDADFEGSARRQENFSFFHRRSFHNLSRSLRMDGDFMFPQARLDRRFSVCDPVNLGGRPSDFDGNLRCPGSPDEENIDMEVSDGAQISPFPHSYSASAPSEQNDDQSNSSRYCLVASKQMVGIFLTVWVRNEIRDDVRNLKVSCVGRGLMGYLGNKGSISISMSLHQTSFCFICCHLTSGEKEGDELRRNSDVLEILRKTRFPRVHGAGDVKSPETILEHDRIIWLGDLNYRIALSYCSAKALVEMHNWKQLLEKDQLRMQQRYGRVFQGWKEGRIYFPPTYKYSFNSDRYAGEGRHPKEKRRTPAWCDRILWYGNGLNQLSYVRGESRFSDHRPVYSIFLAEVDIVHQRRRNMGYFSSRIEVEELLPHSQSYREIKFY